A genomic stretch from Fundulus heteroclitus isolate FHET01 unplaced genomic scaffold, MU-UCD_Fhet_4.1 scaffold_48, whole genome shotgun sequence includes:
- the LOC105936027 gene encoding sphingosine kinase 1: MEKDASAPDPSRQRNGFSGVLYGEFADALNDELRYSVSLTESALTVQRISSSPDRTKVAFNLSDCVGCRSHTGPDTSAYFTAYFYPMKRRWMSAGLARQRVEQCFRVAPAQDPLVNLREAERWAHAIRDASERLAPRRDGVACTKLRRPCRTMILVNPHSGRGQALQLFTGHIQAMLTEADVPYTLVITEHQNHARELVRNADLSQWDALVIMSGDGLLFEVINGLMEREDWQQAIKTPLGILPGGSGNALAASLHHYSQSPPAWNEELLLSCGFMLCKGLVGPLDLVSVHLASGQRLFSFLSLAWGFVADVDIESEKYRHVGAIRFLMGTLVRLASLRVYQGRLAYLPAKEEPKPQTENAKATSTRHPPSLSSPPPGHVAPDASPKQRGSLNNRIDTNLNQNSFTNTSDVITNMRPETQSNNKTTSPVDSLLPGLDQPVPDNWTVVNEEDFVLVLAIYQSHLAEDLWTVPGATADDGLIHLFYVTAGISRPALLRLFLAMEKGSHLACGCPHLVYEKVRAVRLEPTSQQGMITVDGEVVEYGPIQAQIHPGMANLIRG, encoded by the exons ATGGAGAAAGACGCCTCAGCGCCGGACCCGTCCCGGCAGCGGAACGGCTTCTCGGGCGTGCTGTACGGAGAGTTCGCCGACGCGCTGAACGACGAGCTGCGCTACTCGGTGAGCCTGACGGAGAGCGCGCTGACCGTCCAGAGGATCTCCTCGTCGCCGGACCGGACGAAGGTGGCGTTCAACCTGAGCGACTGCGTGGGCTGTCGGTCGCACACAGGGCCGGACACGAGCGCCTACTTCACGGCTTATTTCTACCCGATGAAGAGGCGCTGGATGAGCGCCGGGCTGGCGCGCCAGAGGGTGGAGCAGTGCTTTCGGGTGGCGCCGGCGCAGGACCCGCTGGTCAACCTGCGGGAGGCTGAGAGATGGGCTCATGCCATCAGAGACGCCTCGGAGCGGCTGGCTCCTCGGAGGGACG GTGTGGCGTGCACGAAGCTGAGGAGACCTTGCAGAACCATGATCCTGGTGAACCCCCACAGCGGGCGCGGGCAGGCCCTCCAGCTGTTCACTGGCCACATACAGGCCATGCTCACAGAGGCGGACGTTCCCTACACCCTCGTCATCACAG AGCACCAGAACCACGCGCGGGAGCTGGTGAGGAACGCCGACCTGTCGCAGTGGGACGCGCTGGTCATCATGTCTGGTGACGGGCTGCTGTTCGAG GTGATAAATGGTCTGATGGAGCGTGAAGATTGGCAACAAGCTATCAAGACCCCTCTAGGTATCCTGCCAGGTGGCTCTGGCAACGCCCTGGCCGCGTCCCTCCACCATTACTCGCA GTCGCCTCCAGCCTGGAacgaggagctgctgctgagcTGCGGTTTCATGCTGTGCAAAGGTCTGGTCGGTCCCCTCGACTTGGTGTCCGTCCATTTGGCCTCCGGACAGCGCCtcttctccttcctctccttgGCTTGGGGCTTCGTGGCAGATGTGGATATTGAGAGCGAGAAGTACCGTCACGTGGGGGCTATCCGTTTCCTGATGGGCACCCTGGTGCGTCTGGCCTCGCTCAGAGTATATCAGGGCAGGTTAGCGTACCTACCCGCTAAAGAAGAACCGAAACCTCAGACAGAAAACGCGAAGGCAACGTCCACACGTCACCCGCCCTCTCTGTCTTCGCCCCCGCCCGGCCATGTCGCCCCCGACGCTTCGCCAAAGCAGCGGGGCTCTCTGAACAATCGCATCGACACAAACCTAAACCAAAACTCCTTCACCAACACCTCCGACGTCATCACCAACATGAGGCCCGAGACACAGAGCAACAATAAAACCACGTCACCCGTAGATTCTCTCCTCCCCGGTCTGGACCAGCCAGTCCCAGACAACTGGACGGTGGTCAACGAGGAGGACTTTGTCTTGGTGCTGGCCATTTACCAGTCCCACCTGGCCGAGGATCTGTGGACGGTCCCCGGGGCCACGGCGGACGACGGGCTGATTCATCTGTTTTACGTGACGGCGGGAATATCCAGGCCCGCCCTCTTGCGTCTTTTCCTCGCCATGGAGAAGGGTTCCCATTTAGCATGCGGTTGCCCCCACCTTGTGTACGAGAAGGTGAGGGCCGTGCGGCTAGAGCCCACGTCACAACAGGGCATGATCACGGTGGacggggaggtggtggagtacGGGCCCATTCAGGCTCAGATCCACCCCGGAATGGCTAACCTTATACGCGGATGA